From Bos mutus isolate GX-2022 chromosome 5, NWIPB_WYAK_1.1, whole genome shotgun sequence, one genomic window encodes:
- the SCAF11 gene encoding protein SCAF11 isoform X3 → MRKKIIGEDLLSVKFYDLKMIHRNSKYSEMGGKKNSIIKTNKPRRSNPYTNQCFRNFFSNVFSSSSHTGESSFSRTAYCTEFIEVNEISALIRQKRQELELSWFPDTLPGIGRISFIPWNIEIEVLPLISSVLPRTILPTSTISLENFGTSCKGYTLAHTQEGEEKKQTSGTSNTRGSRRKPAAATPTRRSTRNTRAEPVSQSQRSPVSNVSGCDAPDNNNPSVSVSSSGESEKQTRQAPKRKSVRRGRKLPLLKKKLRSSVPPPEKSSSSDSVDEEVAEPDIPPELEKEHQSDVESINTVQINVESESANGLRSCSEPLKESEECAETHDTEERVETLHSESDTQDPPVLLGGEEEVQKVENTSIEANVLCLESEISASTSKKGSDPLENQDPIAEPSESEIKAEKCIDHVLNDSLTCSGSEIEVYQSASNLFELPENAEPIVNEEKVMESPIVKIIDPRDSTVKTEQLIDSPKLESSEGGVIQAVDTKSIESSEVLLLGHVENEDAEIIATCDTSGNETLSSIQDSENSLLKKNLNTKLDKSLEEKTESLVEYPRSTELPKTHLALIQKHFSEDNNEMIPMECDSFCSDQNESEIEPSVNADAKQVNENSVEHSSQKNMSSSDPANEKFETVSQPSENPVDATDKAKKPRTRRSRFHSPSTTWSPNKDTAREKKRSQSPSPKRETGKDSRKSRSPSPKKESVRGRRKSRSQSPKKDSARERKRSQSRSPKRDSAKEGKRSESLSPKRENRRSQSRVKDSSPREKSRSRSRERESDRDGSRRDRDRERRMRRWSRSRSRSRSPSRSRTKSKGSSFGRNDRDSYSPRWKERWANDGWRCPRGNDRYRKSDSEKQNENTRKEKNDINTDADDSNSADKHRNDCPTWVTEKINSGPDPRIRNPEKLKDSHWEENRNENSGNSWNKNFSSAWMSNRGRGNRGRGNHRGGFAYTDQNENRWQNRKPLSGNSNSSGNETFKFVEQQPYKRKSEQEFSFDTPADRSGWTSASSWAVRKTLPADVQNYYSRRGRSSSGPQSGWMRQDEETAEQESNLKDQTNQQGDGSQLPMNMMQPQMNAMQQHMSAHQPVNMFPYPVGVPAPLMNIQRSPFSIHPQLPLHLHTGVPLMQVAAPGGVSQGLPPPPPPPPPSQQVGYIASQPDGKQLQGIPSASHVSNNMSTPVLPAPTAAPGNMGTVQGPSSGNTASSSHSKASNAAVKLAESKVSVTVEASADSSKTDKKLQIQEKAAQEVKLAIKPFYQNKDITKEEYKEIVRKAVDKVCHSKSGEVNSTKVANLVKAYVDKYKYSRKGSQKKTLEEPMSADKNMC, encoded by the exons GAAACTCTAAATACAGTGaaatgggaggaaagaaaaattcaataataaagacaaacaag CCTCGAAGATCAAATCCATATACAAATCAGTGCTTCAGAAATTTTTTCTCCAATGTCTTTTCTTCTAGTAGTCACACTGGAGAATCTTCTTTTTCCCGTACAGCTTACTG taCAGAATTTATAGAAGTCAATGAGATCAGTGCTTTGATTAGGCAGAAGAGACAGGAACTGGAATTGTCATGGTTTCCTGATACATTACCTGGAATTGGAag aaTTAGTTTTATACCCTGGAATATTGAAATAGAAGTCCTTCCTCTCATCTCTTCTGTGTTGCCAAGAACTATTCTTCCAACAAGTACCATATCTTTAGAAAATTTTG GTACTTCTTGCAAAGGCTATACATTAGCACATACTCaagaaggggaagagaagaaGCAAACTTCTGGTACCTCAAACACCAGAGGATCAAGACGAAAACCTGCAGCAGCAACTCCTACAAGAAGATCTACACGTAACACAAGAGCTGAACCAGTCAGTCAGTCTCAGAGGTCCCCAGTATCAAATGTTTCTGGGTGTGATGCCCCGGATAACAATAATCCATCTGTAAGTGTTTCCTCTTCCGGTGAGTCAGAGAAGCAAACAAGGCAGGCTCCAAAAAGGAAGTctgtaagaagaggaagaaaactaCCTTTATTGAAAAAGAAACTTCGAAGCTCTGTGCCTCCCCCTGAAAAATCATCTTCCAGTGATTCAGTTGATGAAGAAGTAGCAGAACCTGACATACCACCTGAGTTAGAGAAAGAACACCAATCAGATGTAGAAAGTATTAACACTGTGCAGATAAATGTAGAAAGTGAATCTGCTAATGGCTTAAGAAGTTGCAGTGAGCCATTAAAAGAGAGTGAAGAATGCGCCGAGACCCATGATACAGAGGAAAGAGTAGAAACTTTACATTCTGAGTCTGATACCCAAGATCCTCCTGTGTTActtggaggggaggaggaagttcAAAAAGTTGAGAATACGAGTATAGAAGCTAATGTTTTATGTCTGGAAAGTGAGATTTCTGCAAGCACTTCCAAAAAAGGAAGTGATCCATTGGAAAATCAAGACCCAATAGCTGAACCTTcagaatcagaaataaaagcagaaaaatgtaTAGATCATGTTCTAAATGATTCTCTTACATGTTCAGGATCTGAAATTGAAGTATACCAATCTGCATCAAACTTATTTGAGTTACCTGAGAATGCAGAGCCAATAGTTAATGAAGAAAAAGTTATGGAGAGTCCTATAGTAAAAATTATTGATCCTAGAGATTCTACAGTAAAAACAGAACAGCTTATTGACAGTCCCAAATTAGAATCTTCTGAGGGTGGAGTTATACAAGCAGTGGACACAAAATCTATTGAGAGTTCAGAGGTTCTTTTGCTTGGGCATGTTGAAAATGAAGATGCAGAAATAATTGCAACATGTGATACTTCAGGGAATGAAACTCTCAGTAGTATTCAAGACTCTgaaaatagtttattaaaaaaaaatcttaacaccAAATTGGACAAATCTTTAGAAGAAAAGACTGAATCTTTGGTTGAATATCCCAGATCTACAGAATTGCCTAAAACTCATCTTGCACTGATTCAGAAGCATTTTAGTGAGGACAATAATGAAATGATACCCATGGAATGTGATTCATTTTGCAGTGACCAAAATGAATCTGAAATCGAACCATCTGTAAATGCTGATGCtaaacaagtaaatgaaaattcTGTGGAGCACAGTTCCCAAAAGAATATGTCATCTTCTGATCCTGCAAATGAAAAGTTTGAAACTGTATCTCAACCATCTGAAAACCCAGTGGATGCGACAGATAAAGCCAAAAAGCCTCGTACGCGAAGATCTAGATTTCACTCTCCATCTACAACTTGGTCTCCCAACAAAGACACTGCCCGAGAAAAGAAGCGGTCTCAGTCTCCATCTCCCAaaagagaaactggaaaagaCAGCAGGAAGTCTCGATCACCGTCTCCTAAGAAAGAATCTGTTAGAGGTCGGAGAAAATCTCGTTCTCAGTCCCCCAAAAAGGATAGtgcaagagaaaggaagagatctCAGTCTCGGTCTCCAAAAAGAGATAGTGCTAAGGAAGGCAAAAGATCTGAGTCACTCTCCCCAAAAAGAGAGAACAGAAGATCTCAGTCCAGAGTGAAAGATTCCTCCCCAAGAGAAAAATCCAGGTCCcggagcagagaaagagagagtgataGAGATGGGTCGAGGAGAGACCGGGATAGAGAAAGGAGAATGAGAAGGTGGTCTCGATCCAGATCACGGTCAAGGTCACCATCAAGATCTAGAACAAAAAGTAAGGGTTCATCATTTGGTAGAAATGACAGGGACAGTTACTCTCCTCGATGGAAAGAGAGATGGGCAAACGATGGTTGGAGATGTCCACGAGGAAATGATCGATACAGAAAGAGTGACTCggagaaacagaatgaaaatacaagaaaagaaaaaaatgacattaataCAGATGCTGATGATTCAAATTCTGCTGACAAACATAGAAATGACTGTCCCACTTGggtaacagaaaaaataaattctgggcCTGATCCGAGGATCAGAAATCCAGAAAAGTTAAAAGATTCTCAttgggaagaaaacagaaatgagaatTCAGGGAATTCTTGGAATAAAAACTTTAGTTCAGCTTGGATGTCTAACCGTGGTAGAGGTAACCGTGGTAGAGGTAACCACAGAGGTGGTTTTGCCTACACAGATCAAAATGAAAACAGGTGGCAAAACCGAAAACCCCTCTCAGGGAATTCAAACAGTTCAGGGAATGAGACTTTCAAGTTTGTGGAGCAGCAGCCCTATAAACGAAAAAGTGAGCAAGAGTTCTCCTTTGATACACCAGCCGACAGGTCAGGGTGGACGTCTGCATCGAGTTGGGCTGTGAGAAAGACTCTGCCAGCAGATGTACAGAACTACTACTCCAGACGAGGCAGGAGTTCTTCAGGCCCACAGTCTGGATGGATGAGACAAGACGAGGAGACAGCTGAACAGG aGTCTAACCTGAAAGACCAAACAAACCAACAAGGTGATGGTTCTCAGCTACCTATGAATATGATGCAGCCACAGATGAATGCAATGCAGCAGCACATGAGTGCACACCAGCCTGTGAACATGTTTCCATACCCAGTGGGTGTTCCTGCTCCTTTGATGAACATCCAGCGCAGTCCGTTCAGCATTCATCCTCAGCTGCCCTTGCATCTGCACACAGGAGTACCTCTCATGCAGGTGGCGGCTCCTGGCGGTGTATCTCAGGGACTACCGccaccaccgccccctcccccaccgtcCCAGCAGGTCGGCTACATTGCTTCACAGCCAGACGGAAAGCAGTTGCAG GGTATTCCTAGTGCTTCTCATGTAAGTAATAACATGAGTACACCAGTCTTGCCTGCTCcgacagcagccccaggaaataTGGGAACAGTTCAGGGACCAAGTTCTGGTAATACTGCATCATCAAGTCACAGCAAAGCTTCTAATGCTGCTGTAAaattggcagaaagcaaagtaaGTGTTACAGTGGAAGCCAGCGCAGATAGCTCGAAGACAGACAAG AAACTGCAAATTCAAGAAAAAGCAGCACAGGAGGTAAAATTGGCCATTAAGCcattttatcaaaataaagaTATCACCAAGGAAGAATATAAAGAGATTGTACGAAAAGCAGTAGATAAA GTGTGTCATAGTAAGAGTGGAGAAGTAAATTCTACTAAAGTGGCAAATCTGGTTAAAGCCTATGTAGACAAATACAAATATTCACGGAAGGGAAGCCAAAAGAAAACTCTGGAAGAACCTATGTCTGCTGATAAAAACATGTGCTGA